The Pseudomonas graminis region CAGCGTCTTGGAAATCGCATCATGACTGGCGAACATCAGCGCCACGCCCGCCATCAACCACATGCCGATGACTTGCCGGTGCGCGCCGTGATGGGGAGTCATTGCAAAACCTGCCACAGAAAAAATGATGCGCAGGAGTTAACCACAGAAGTCGTGCCAAGCGGCCAGCGCACTTTCCTGCGGCCAATAAAAAACCCGCCTGAGCGGGTTCTTTTCTATCAACACCATTCCAACATCCTGTCAGTAGCCGTCCCGGCAAATGGTGGATCATCCATGACCTTCGAAGCACATCCAGCGCCTCGGTTGATGGATCCAAGGTTGCGCTTGTGGCGCTTCGCTGTACAGGGCGACATTGCCCGACGACGTGTAAGCCTTTCGCCATAGCGCGTGTCCGGCGACCGTCGCACGTCCTGCGTGGGTAGGGTCATGAGCCCCGGCGCACGCCTCGCGACAAACACATGACGTAGGCATAATGTGCGTCACACGAATACGCCTGCCGACCTGAGCCGCGTTGCCCACCCACGCCTCAGTCGGCTCAAAACCAGTCCGGCCCTGCCGCGCAACGGGAAGCGATATGCCAATTCTTGTTCACACGCCCTGCTCTCTACTCTCCGGCCTACGGTCGTCGCAGTCATGATCGAAGTCACCGAAGTCTCCATCGCGCAGTTGCGCTCAGCCCTTGAAGCGGGCCAGACCACCGCCGTCGAACTGGTCCAGGCGTACCTCGCCAGAATCGACGCCTATGACGGCACCGACACCGCCACCGCCCTCAACGCCGTGGTCGTGCGCAATCCCCAGGCCTTGGAAGAAGCGCAGGCTTCCGATGACCGTCGTGCGCGAGGCGAAACCCTCGGCCCCCTCGACGGCATTCCTTACACCGCCAAAGATAGCTACCTGGTCAAAGGCCTTACGGCCGCGTCGGGCAGCCCGGCGTTTGCCGAACTGGTCGCCCACCGCGACGCCTTCACCATCGAGCGGCTGCGTGGCGCCGGCGCGATCTGTCTGGGCAAGACCAACATGCCGCCGATGGCCAATGGCGGCATGCAGCGCGGCGTGTACGGCCGCGCCGAAAGCCCCTACAACGCAGATTTCCTGACAGCGCCGTTTGCCTCTGGATCGTCCAACGGCGCCGGCACTGCAACAGCGGCGAGTTTCGCGGCGTTCGGGCTGGCTGAAGAAACCTGGTCGAGCGGCCGTGGCCCTGCGTCGAACAACGGTCTGTGCGCCTACACGCCGTCGCGCGGGGTGATTTCGGTGCGCGGCAACTGGCCGCTGACGCCGACCATGGACGTGGTCGTGCCCTTCGCCCGGACCATGGTCGACCTGCTCGAAGTGCTGGACGTGGTGGTCGCCGAAGACCCCGACACTCGCGGCGACCTGTGGCGCTTGCAGCCGTGGGTGCCCATTCCCGCCGTCGACTCCGTACGCCCGGCGTCCTACGCCGAGCTCGCCGCCAGCCCGCAAACACTGGCCGGTAAACGCTTTGGCGTGCCGCGGATGTACATCAATGCCGACCCTGGAGCGGGTACGTCCGAAGCGCCCGGCATTGGCGGCCCTACCGGCCAGCGCATCATCACCCGCGCTTCGGTGATCGACCTGTGGGAACAGGCGCGCCGGGCACTCGAAGCCCAGGGCGCTGAAGTCATCGAGGTGGATTTCCCGCTGGTGTCCAACTGCGAGGGCGATCGCCCCGGCGCGCCGACGGTGTACAACCGCGGCATCGTCTCCAAAGAGTTTCTGCACCACGAACTGTGGGACCTGACTGCCTGGGCCTTCGATGATTTCCTGCAGGCCAACGGCGACCCGAAACTGAACCGCCTGGCCGACGTCAACGGCCCGCTGATCTTCCCCCACGACCCCGGCACCCTGCCCAACCGCGAGGGCGATCTCGCCGCCGGCATGGACGAATACGTGAAGATGGCCCAGCGCGGCATCACGCCGTGGGACCGGATCGACACACTGGCGGACGGCTTGCGCGGACTGGAACACACACGCCGCATTGACCTCGAAGACTGGATGCAGCAGCTTGGGCTGGATGCGGTGCTGTTCCCGACCGTGGCCGACGTGGCCCCGGCCGATGCCGACGTCAACCCGGTGTCGGCGGACATCGCCTGGAGTAACGGCGTCTGGGTGGCCAACGGCAACCTCGCGATCCGCCACCTTGGCGTCCCCACTGTCACTGTGCCAATGGGCGTGATGGCCGACATTGGCATGCCCGTCGGCCTGACCTTCGCCGGCCGGGCGTACGACGATTCCGCCCTGCTGCGTTTCGCTTCAGCGTTCGAAGCCATCGGCAGCCGGCGCCAGATTCCGCCGCGCACGCCGCCGTTGTCTTCTGCTCGATAAACAGTGTTAAAGGGTCGAGGCCAGCGCGCCTCGATCCCTCCCGCTAAAACTGACCCTCAGGAGAAGTGTTCAATGAGCAAGGCACCTTACGTCCCGCCTACCGTGTGGAAACACGAAGCGCCCTCCGGCGGCCAGTTCGCCAGCATCAACCGCCCGACGGCCGGGCCGACCCACGAAAAGGTCCTGCCGGTCGGCAAGCATCCGCTGCAGCTTTATTCCCTGGCCACGCCCAACGGCGTCAAGGTGACGATTCTGCTTGAGGAGCTGCTTGCCCTCGGCCACAGCGGCGCCGAATACGACGCCTGGCTGATTCGCATTGGCGAGGGGGATCAGTTCGGCAGCGGCTTCGTCGACATCAACCCCAATTCCAAGATTCCCGCGCTGCTGGACCGCAGCGTTGAACCGGGCATTCGCGTGTTCGAATCCGGCTCGATCCTGCTGTACCTGGCGGAGAAGTTTGGCGAGTTGCTGCCCAAGGACCTGGCCGGCCGCACCGAAACCCTGAACTGGCTGTTCTGGCAGATGGGCGCTGCGCCCTATCTCGGCGGCGGCTTCGGGCACTTTTATGTGTACGCGCCGGAGAAGTTCGAATACGCGATCGACCGCTTCACCATGGAAGCCAAGCGTCAGCTCGACGTGCTGAATCGGCGCCTGAGCGAAAGCGCCTATCTGGCCGGCGACAGCTACACGATTGCGGACATCGCCGTGTGGTCGTGGTACGGGCAAGTGGTGCGCAACACCGTGTACGGCGCCGCCGAATTTCTCGCCGCCCACGAATACACCCACGTGCAACGCTGGGCCGAAACCATTGCACAACGGCCGGCGGTCATTCGGGGCATGCGCGTCAACCGCACCTGGGGCGATGAAGCCACGCAAGTGCCGGAACGGCATGATGCGTCGGACCTGGATTGAGGCAATCCCCGGCAGTCAGTGAGGCTCTCCAGTCTCACTGACACATCGCAGATCCCCTGTGGGACCGGCTTCAGCCGGGAAGGCGTCGGTCGTCATACCGCAAAATTGTTGGTGCTCACTCCGGCCTCTTCCCGGCTAAAGCCGGTCCCACTGAAAGCATGCATTCCTCCAGTGGCCCCCCATGCGCCAGACGTAGGGCCGGCGCATGCCGAGACAGCTTCAGGCGCCCTGCCCGTCGAGTTCGGCAAGCATGTCTTGCGGGATTACCAGATCGGCGGCAGCGAGGTTTTCGTGCAAGTGCGCCACCGACGAGGTGCCCGGGATCAACAGCAGGTTGGGCGCACGCTGCAGCAGCCACGCCAGCGCGACGCACATCGGCGAAGTTTCAAGGCGCTTGGCGACATCTGACAGGGTCTGCGACTGCAGAGGCGTAAATCCACCCAATGGAAAGAACGGCACGTAAGCGATTCCCTGTTTGCCAAGCTCGGCGATCAGCTGCTCGTCATCCCGGTGCGCCAGGTTGTAGTGGTTCTGCACGCAGACCACCTCGGCAATGCGCTGCGCTTCGGTGACCTGTTTTGCACTGACGTTACTCAGGCCCAGATGCTGAATCAGCCCCTGTCGCTGCAACTCGGCCAGCGCGCTGAACGGTTCGGCAATCGACGCTTCATCCGGTGAATGCCCGGTGCCCCACGCCCTGAAGTTCACCACGTGCAACGCATCCACGCCGAGATTGCGCAGGTTGTCGTGCACCGCGCTTACCAGTTCTGCCGGGCTGTTGGCGGGATTCCATGAAGCGTCGGAACCTCGGGACGCGCCGACCTTGGTGACAATCAGCAGCTCATCAGCGTACGGGTGCAGGGCTTCGCGGATCAGCCGATTGGTGACGTGAGGGCCATAGAAGTCGGCTGTGTCAATGTGGTTAACCCCGGAAGCGACCGCTTCGCGCAACACGGCAATCGCGGTCGCGGGATCTTTCGCCGGTCCGTATACGCCCGGTCCCGCCAGCTGCATGGCGCCGTAGCCCATGCGATTGACGGTGCGACCGCCGAATGAAAACTGTCCTGCCTTGCTGGCCTGGCTCATGGGTGACGCCTCTTGATCAAGTGTGTGCAGCGACTATAGGCGTTGACCGATGCGCTGATAATCAGGTGCAATCGGCACGGGTTGTACGAGTGAGCGGACAATGGCGACAGAAATTCAGGATTTGCTGGCCTTCGTGGCCGTGGTCAACGCAGGCGGCTTTCGTGAAGGGGCGCGGTTGAGTGGCAAGTCGGCATCCAGCCTCAGCGACGCCGTTCGACGCATGGAGTCGCGCCTCGGCGTGCGCCTGCTCAACCGCACCACCCGCAGCGTCGTGCCGACGGAAGCCGGCGCGCGGCTGATGGAACGGATTGTCCCGGCGCTTGGGGAAGTCGAATCGGCGCTGGACGTGGTCAATGATTTCCGCGACCGCCCTTCCGGCACCCTGCGGCTAAACGTACCGGTCAGCGCCGCTCGCCTGATACTGCCGGCAATCATCACCCCGTTCTTGCAAGCGCACCCGGACATCCGCATGGAAGTGGTCACTGAGGAAAGCTTCGTCGACATGCTCGCGGCCGGTTGCGATGCTGGCATCCGCTACGACGACCGCCTGGAACAGGACATGATCGCCGTGCCCATCGGCCGGCGCGTTCAGCGTTTCGCGACCGCTGCATCGCCGGCGTACCTCAATGCCCGGGGCCGACCCGAGCATCCGCGGGATCTCCTCAATCACAGTTGCCTGCGTGGCAAATTCCCCAGCGGGTCGGTACCGCTCTGGGAATACGAGCGGGACGGCGAAAACCTTCGTGTCGACCCGACCGGCCCATTGACCGTTCGGATTGGTGGCGCAGTCGATCTTGCCGTGCAAACCGCCATCGACGGCCTGGGCATCGTCTCGTTGTTCGAAGACTGGTTGCGCCCCCATCTGGACAGCGGCGCGCTGGAGCCGGTGCTCGAAAAATGGTGGCCAAGTTTCAGCGGACCGTTTCTGTATTACCCGGGGCGGCGCTATGTGCCATCGCCCTTGAGAGCGTTTCTGGACTTCATCCAGCGGCAGGCATGATGCTTATCCACGCCAAGGCATAAATGAGGCATTTAAATAAATCGGCCGCCAGCGCTAGTTCATGCCGACACAAACAGCGAGATGTTCCAATAAAATAGTCAGGCAAAAAAAAACGCTGCATTCAATGCAGCGTTTCTTTTGTAGCGTTTGTAGTTGAAGCCGCCAGGGCACTGGCGATCAACCATTTTGACGGCCATAGCCCATGATGGTGTAGTCGAGGGTGTGGGTCACGCCGGCATGGTCAACATAAACCATGGTGGATTGCACCGGACCATCAACTTTCTGCGGGTCCTGGGCATTTTTGATGCTGATCACTTCAGCGACGTCGATACCTTTGTGACGGTTGTATTGTTCAACCTGGGTCGAGTGCTGTTGGCTGGTGGCCGGGAGTTCGCCTGCAGCGGCAAATACACTGACGAGGGACAGGGCAGCGAAGGCTAATACTTTCATGGTCGTTCTCCAGAAGTTCATCAAGTAGTAAGGGAGCAAAGCGCTTGTCGTTTGCTTCTGGGGCCATTCTGTTCGTGATCGGCGCAGATGATAAATACTTAAAATCGATAAAGCCCATCACCGTCATCGATGCCCGAATTGATTACATCAATTCTCGTAATAGACCGTTGTATATCCTGTTAGCCCGCAACTTTTCATGCATCTACCAAACCCAGGTAAACGCCCTTTTTGGTGCGGCATATCGAGGGACTGCACTTTCACGGAGCGCGTCATGTTGTCGCGAGGGTATTTAACTGTCCCCGAGAAATATTTTCAGTGCAATCAAACATTTCCAATGACGAACGTACTACCATTCGTCCCGCTGGCTCGTCCCGAACCCCAAGATGTCCGAGCAGACCTCTAAAAAGCGCTGGCCACTGGCACGGCGCTAATTGTTAAAACAAACCGAAGCCTTGATGCCGCCTCACGACCTGATCGTGGCGCAGTGCGTCAACCGTGATGACCGTCTGAGGTTGCAATGCAGAAATTGATGATTAACGGCCAGGAGCACGACCTGGATGTCGCCGACGACATGCCATTGTTGTGGGTCCTGCGTGACGTGATGGGCCTGACCGGCACCAAATACGGTTGCGGCATTGCCCAGTGCGGCGTGTGCACCGTGCACCTGGATGGCCAGGCCGTGCGTTCATGCGTGCTGCCGGTCAGCGCCGTGGCGGGCCGCAAGGTCACCACCATCGAAGCAGTCGGCGAGCAGGCCGTGGGTCAGGCGGTACAGAAAGCCTGGCTGGACCATGAAGTCGTGCAATGCGGCTACTGCCAGTCGGGGCAGATCATGTCCGCCGTCGCGCTGTTGCAGGAACACCCCAAAGCCAACGACGAACAGATCGTCAACGCCATGTCGGGCAACCTCTGCCGCTGCGCCACTTACACCCGCATTCGCGCCGCCATCAAAAGCGTCAGCCAGGCCTGAAGGAAGTCATCATGTCCGAATCACAATCATCTGCCGCGATGCTCTCGCGTCGTGGATTGCTCAAAGGCAGTGCGCTGCTGGGCGGGCTGGTCATCGGCACCTACCTGCCGGCGTCAGTCACCCGTAGCTTCGCCGCCGACCTGGTCCAAGGCGCGAGCCTGGGCGACAACGCCGAACAAGGCTATGGCGCGTTTGTGCGCATTGACCACAGCGGCGCCGTTACGCTGATTTCGCCGAAGATCGAAATGGGCCAGGGCGTGCAGACCGGCATTGCCATGATGGTCGCCGAAGAGCTCGAAGTGCCGCTGAGCCAGATCACCATCACCGAAGCGCCGCCCAATGCAGCGCTGTACACCGATGCGTTGCTGAGCTTCCAGGCCACCGGCGGCTCGACCTCCACCCGCTACAGCTGGGAGCCCCTGCGCAAGGCCGGCGCCGGCGCGCGCATTGTGCTGATCCAGGCCGCGGCCATGCGCTGGAAAGTCGCGCCGAGCCAATGCCACGCCGAGAACGGCCGGGTCATCGGCCCGAACGGTCAAAGTGCCGGCTACGGCGAGCTGGTTGACGCCGCCGCGAAGTTGCCACTGCCGACCGAGATCCCGCTCAAAGCCGTCAGCGAATTCAAGCTGCTGGGCAAACCGGTTCAGCGCCTGGACACCCCGAACAAGGTCAACGGCACCGCGAAATTCACCATCGACCTGCAAGTGCCCGGGATGCTGATTGCCTCCACCCTCACCTGCCCGGTTCACGGCGGCACGCTGCGCGGCGTGAAGAACGAAGACGCTGCGCGCAAGGTCCCCGGGGTGCGCGACATCGTGCGCCTGGACAACGCGGTGGCGGTGACGGCGAGCAATTTCTGGTCCTGTCAGCAAGCGCTCAAGGCCCTCGACATCGATTGGGACCTTGGCCCCCATGCCGCTCTGGATTCAGCGCAGCTGGACAAATCGCTGTTCGAGGCCAGCGCAGGCGACGGTGTGTTCGCACACCAATCCGGTGACATCGCCGGCGCACTGAAAAACGCTTCCAGCCGCTTCGAAGCCATCTACGAACAACCTTTCCTGTCCCACTCCCCACTGGAGCCGATGACCTGCGTCGCCCATGTGCGCGCCGACGCGTGCGAGTTGTGGGTCGGCTGCCAGGCGCCGGGGATGGCCCAGGCGGGCGCTGCCAAAGTCTGCGGCATGCCGGTGGAAAAAGTGGTGATCCACAACCAGCTGATCGGCGGCGGTTTTGGCCGTCGTCTGGAATCCGACTTCATCTTCCAGGCCGTGGACATCGCGCGCCAGTTGAGCTACCCGATCAAGCTGATCTGGAGCCGTGAAGAAGACATGACCCACGACCGTTATCGTCCGCACTACGTCGATCGCCTCAACGCGGCGCTGGACAAAGACCTGCGTCCGGTGGGCTGGGAGCATCGGATCGCCGGTGCCTCGGTCGTCGCGGCCTACATCGGCGCGTTGCCGGCCGACGGCGTCGATGGCGATGCCGTCGAAGTGGCGAAAGACCCGATCTACACCCTGCCCAACCTGCAGGTGCGCTACATCCGTCACGACCCCGAGGTGATCCCGGTTTCGTGGTGGCGTGGCGTCGGGCCGCTACGCAGCACCTATGCCATCGAAAGCTTCATCGACGAGCTGGCGCACAACGCCAAGGTCGATCCGGTGAAATACCGCCTGGCGCTGATGCAGTCGCAACCCCGCGCCCAGGCAGTGCTGACCAAAGCGGCGGAACTGGTGGAGTGGGACAAACCGCTGCCTGCCGGTTCCGGCCGTGGCGTGGCGGTGACGGCGGTGTTCGGCAGCTTCGTTGCGACCATCGTCGAGCTGGAGAAGCAAGGCGACAAAGGCCTGCGCATCAAGCGGCTGGTGACGGCCATCGACTGCGGCTTCGCGACCAACCCGACCTCCGTAGCGTCGCAGATGGAAGGCGGCACGCTGTTCGGTCTGTCGGCCGCGTTGTTCAACGAAATCCTCATCGAGAAGGGTCAAGTGCAGCAGACCAACTTCCACGAATATCGGCAGATCCGCATGAGCG contains the following coding sequences:
- the yghU gene encoding glutathione-dependent disulfide-bond oxidoreductase, coding for MSKAPYVPPTVWKHEAPSGGQFASINRPTAGPTHEKVLPVGKHPLQLYSLATPNGVKVTILLEELLALGHSGAEYDAWLIRIGEGDQFGSGFVDINPNSKIPALLDRSVEPGIRVFESGSILLYLAEKFGELLPKDLAGRTETLNWLFWQMGAAPYLGGGFGHFYVYAPEKFEYAIDRFTMEAKRQLDVLNRRLSESAYLAGDSYTIADIAVWSWYGQVVRNTVYGAAEFLAAHEYTHVQRWAETIAQRPAVIRGMRVNRTWGDEATQVPERHDASDLD
- a CDS encoding aldo/keto reductase family oxidoreductase codes for the protein MSQASKAGQFSFGGRTVNRMGYGAMQLAGPGVYGPAKDPATAIAVLREAVASGVNHIDTADFYGPHVTNRLIREALHPYADELLIVTKVGASRGSDASWNPANSPAELVSAVHDNLRNLGVDALHVVNFRAWGTGHSPDEASIAEPFSALAELQRQGLIQHLGLSNVSAKQVTEAQRIAEVVCVQNHYNLAHRDDEQLIAELGKQGIAYVPFFPLGGFTPLQSQTLSDVAKRLETSPMCVALAWLLQRAPNLLLIPGTSSVAHLHENLAAADLVIPQDMLAELDGQGA
- a CDS encoding xanthine dehydrogenase family protein molybdopterin-binding subunit, whose translation is MSESQSSAAMLSRRGLLKGSALLGGLVIGTYLPASVTRSFAADLVQGASLGDNAEQGYGAFVRIDHSGAVTLISPKIEMGQGVQTGIAMMVAEELEVPLSQITITEAPPNAALYTDALLSFQATGGSTSTRYSWEPLRKAGAGARIVLIQAAAMRWKVAPSQCHAENGRVIGPNGQSAGYGELVDAAAKLPLPTEIPLKAVSEFKLLGKPVQRLDTPNKVNGTAKFTIDLQVPGMLIASTLTCPVHGGTLRGVKNEDAARKVPGVRDIVRLDNAVAVTASNFWSCQQALKALDIDWDLGPHAALDSAQLDKSLFEASAGDGVFAHQSGDIAGALKNASSRFEAIYEQPFLSHSPLEPMTCVAHVRADACELWVGCQAPGMAQAGAAKVCGMPVEKVVIHNQLIGGGFGRRLESDFIFQAVDIARQLSYPIKLIWSREEDMTHDRYRPHYVDRLNAALDKDLRPVGWEHRIAGASVVAAYIGALPADGVDGDAVEVAKDPIYTLPNLQVRYIRHDPEVIPVSWWRGVGPLRSTYAIESFIDELAHNAKVDPVKYRLALMQSQPRAQAVLTKAAELVEWDKPLPAGSGRGVAVTAVFGSFVATIVELEKQGDKGLRIKRLVTAIDCGFATNPTSVASQMEGGTLFGLSAALFNEILIEKGQVQQTNFHEYRQIRMSDAPPVEVHIVDSVETPGGVGETGAVPAAAALVNAVYAATGVRERRLPLSRFGYFTV
- a CDS encoding LysR family transcriptional regulator, with product MATEIQDLLAFVAVVNAGGFREGARLSGKSASSLSDAVRRMESRLGVRLLNRTTRSVVPTEAGARLMERIVPALGEVESALDVVNDFRDRPSGTLRLNVPVSAARLILPAIITPFLQAHPDIRMEVVTEESFVDMLAAGCDAGIRYDDRLEQDMIAVPIGRRVQRFATAASPAYLNARGRPEHPRDLLNHSCLRGKFPSGSVPLWEYERDGENLRVDPTGPLTVRIGGAVDLAVQTAIDGLGIVSLFEDWLRPHLDSGALEPVLEKWWPSFSGPFLYYPGRRYVPSPLRAFLDFIQRQA
- a CDS encoding DUF2790 domain-containing protein, giving the protein MKVLAFAALSLVSVFAAAGELPATSQQHSTQVEQYNRHKGIDVAEVISIKNAQDPQKVDGPVQSTMVYVDHAGVTHTLDYTIMGYGRQNG
- a CDS encoding (2Fe-2S)-binding protein; translation: MQKLMINGQEHDLDVADDMPLLWVLRDVMGLTGTKYGCGIAQCGVCTVHLDGQAVRSCVLPVSAVAGRKVTTIEAVGEQAVGQAVQKAWLDHEVVQCGYCQSGQIMSAVALLQEHPKANDEQIVNAMSGNLCRCATYTRIRAAIKSVSQA
- a CDS encoding amidase; this translates as MIEVTEVSIAQLRSALEAGQTTAVELVQAYLARIDAYDGTDTATALNAVVVRNPQALEEAQASDDRRARGETLGPLDGIPYTAKDSYLVKGLTAASGSPAFAELVAHRDAFTIERLRGAGAICLGKTNMPPMANGGMQRGVYGRAESPYNADFLTAPFASGSSNGAGTATAASFAAFGLAEETWSSGRGPASNNGLCAYTPSRGVISVRGNWPLTPTMDVVVPFARTMVDLLEVLDVVVAEDPDTRGDLWRLQPWVPIPAVDSVRPASYAELAASPQTLAGKRFGVPRMYINADPGAGTSEAPGIGGPTGQRIITRASVIDLWEQARRALEAQGAEVIEVDFPLVSNCEGDRPGAPTVYNRGIVSKEFLHHELWDLTAWAFDDFLQANGDPKLNRLADVNGPLIFPHDPGTLPNREGDLAAGMDEYVKMAQRGITPWDRIDTLADGLRGLEHTRRIDLEDWMQQLGLDAVLFPTVADVAPADADVNPVSADIAWSNGVWVANGNLAIRHLGVPTVTVPMGVMADIGMPVGLTFAGRAYDDSALLRFASAFEAIGSRRQIPPRTPPLSSAR